Genomic segment of Catenibacterium mitsuokai:
ATTTTGATTCTCCTGTTCTATTAATCTGTGTTGCGATATAACCTGCACCATAGCCATTATCAATATTCACTACCGCAATACCATTGGCACAAGAATTAATCATTGTAAGTAAAGCACTAACACCATGAAAGCTGGCTCCATAACCCACTGATGTAGGTACTGCAATAACAGGACAGTCTACTAAACCACCTATCACACTTGCAAGAGCTCCTTCCATTCCTGCCACCGCAATAATACATCGTGCTGATTGCAAGATATCTAATTTAGATAATAAGCGATGAATACCACTCACACCTACATCATACAAACGTTCTACATGACTCCCAAAAAATTCAGCTGTCTGTGCTGCTTCTTCAGCCACATTAAGATCTGCTGTACCAGCACTACATACAACAATCTTTCCTTTATGTTCCTTTTCTTTTTCTATCTTAATAATATGTGATAATGGATCATATTCTAGTTCAGGAAATTCATCCCTTAAAAGTTCATATTGATGTATTGAGGCTCTAG
This window contains:
- the larB gene encoding nickel pincer cofactor biosynthesis protein LarB, with product METKEILEKVKTGELSVEEAEQFFKKSAFEELGYAKLDTNREIRSGFQEVIYCQGKADDHLVGIVRRLYEVQGEVFGTRASIHQYELLRDEFPELEYDPLSHIIKIEKEKEHKGKIVVCSAGTADLNVAEEAAQTAEFFGSHVERLYDVGVSGIHRLLSKLDILQSARCIIAVAGMEGALASVIGGLVDCPVIAVPTSVGYGASFHGVSALLTMINSCANGIAVVNIDNGYGAGYIATQINRTGESK